From a region of the Coffea eugenioides isolate CCC68of unplaced genomic scaffold, Ceug_1.0 ScVebR1_3279;HRSCAF=4467, whole genome shotgun sequence genome:
- the LOC113757756 gene encoding uncharacterized protein LOC113757756: MSTHPESSDRPATTSPTDLASMGAQLSEVLNRFNELSVEMMAQRRVIDQLVASGASDEQHEPLPPGQSGPQPIFLPYTQTFVTSQVINPPEEAFAYPTHGPQPAYVSHIQTNPPHVQIPQKYPPITMSMPFEPRGPYYYPTAEPFTLDTAAQGKIEAGESSAPVDKNLLKRLDQFEDFIRKGQGLNKQGGLDYNELCLFPDMQLPMGFKTPKFSKYDGTGNPKTHLRMFANKLGKPIDDENLPVRLFPESLEGDALDWYSNLKPEDMRSWMDLSTAFMRQYEYNCELAPTRATLEGTKRKPSEDHKTYAKRWRKLAAKVEPPMTENEIVRTFIKTHDPPYFEEIFRMTGCSFAEIVNKLEEFDEFVKAGKIINVSTLKMQLEALQGQNYSGEKSQSKGKEEETAFVGNQGPSARPRFSNRLAYSSPYPYYPSFRPIHHTTINHSRPRPNYPSVLTPPFQNPQPSLQTRPRPPFNPRPIPPPSPNYYYQQTSDTQNSTSNRTFTNLGRPVDQLYEQLKAVGKIGVIPPKVYSNRFPSGYDPQAVCAYHSGAPGHSTNDCRALKHEIQDMIEFGVIVLKKK; encoded by the coding sequence atgagtacccATCCAGAATCGTCTGATAGGCCCGCCACCACATCACCGACTGACTTGGCAAGTATGGGAGCTCAACTGAGCGAAGTTCTAAACCGATTTAATGAGCTGAGCGTTGAAATGATGGCCCAACGGCGAGTAATCGATCAATTGGTAGCTAGTGGTGCTAGCGATGAACAACATGAGCCCTTACCTCCTGGCCAATCTGGACCTCAACCCATATTTTTACCTTATACTCAAACCTTTGTTACTTCACAAGTCATAAACCCACCTGAGGAAGCCTTTGCTTATCCCACTCATGGCCCGCAACCTGCTTATGTATCTCACATCCAAACAAACCCTCCTCATGTCCAAATTCCCCAAAAGTATCCGCCAATTACTATGAGCATGCCATTCGAGCCACGGGGACCTTATTATTACCCCACCGCTGAGCCGTTCACCCTAGATACCGCTGCTCAAGGGAAAATTGAAGCCGGGGAGTCATCCGCACCAGTGGATAAGAATTTGCTAAAGCGATTGGATCAGTTTGAGGATTTCATAAGGAAAGGCCAAGGCTTGAACAAACAAGGAGGGTTGGACTACAACGAGCTGTGCCTATTTCCGGATATGCAATTGCCCATGGGTTTCAAAACACCCAAGTTTAGCAAGTATGATGGAACAGGCAACCCCAAGACGCACCTCCGaatgtttgccaacaagttgggcaagccaaTAGATGACGAGAATCTACCAGTTCGTTTGTTTCCTGAAAGCTTAGAAGGTGACGCGTTGGATTGGTATTCCAATTTGAAGCCGGAGGATATGAGATCTTGGATGGATTTGTCAACTGCTTTTATGAGGCAATATGAATACAATTGCGAGCTTGCTCCAACGAGGGCCACACTTGAGGGGACTAAAAGAAAACcatctgaggaccacaagacgTACGCGAAGAGATGGAGGAAACTGGCCGCCAAAGTGGAGCCTCCTATGACTGAAAACGAGATTGTTCGCACGTTCATCAAAACTCATGACCCGCCTtactttgaggaaatttttcgaATGACCGGGTGTTCCTTTGCCGAAATTGTCAATAAATTGGAAGAATTTGATGAGTTTGTGAAGGCCGGAAAAATTATTAATGTGTCAACATTGAAGATGCAACTAGAGGCTCTGCAAGGCCAGAATTACAGTGGGGAAAAATCCCAATCTAAGGGAAAAGAAGAGGAAACTGCCTTTGTTGGGAATCAGGGCCCCTCGGCCAGACCTAGATTTTCAAACCGCCTTGCTTATTCATCACCCTATCCATACTACCCAAGCTTCCGTCCTATCCATCATACCACTATTAACCATTCTCGACCTCGACCAAATTATCCAAGTGTACTCACACCACCCTTTCAAAATCCTCAACCAAGTCTCCAAACTAGACCTCGCCCTCCTTTTAACCCAAGACCTATTCCACCCCCTAGCCCAAATTACTACTACCAACAAACCAGTGACACCCAAAATTCAACGTCAAACCGAACCTTCACCAATCTAGGTCGGCCTGTTGACCAATTATATGAGCAATTGAAAGCTGTCGGGAAAATTGGTGTTatacctcctaaagtctatTCCAATCGTTTTCCTTCTGGCTATGACCCTCAAGCGGTCTGCgcttatcattctggagctCCCGGGCATTCCACCAATGATTGTCGGGCATTGAAACATGAAATCCAGGATATGATCGAATTCGGAGTAATAGTGCTAAAGAAAAAGG